The Oryza glaberrima chromosome 5, OglaRS2, whole genome shotgun sequence DNA segment CTAGGCCCATCTAAGCACTAGCAAACTGCAAACAGCTGCCAGCGATCACTCGAGAGCGCTCATGGCAGGTTGACGTTCGCTGCATCGGCGACAAATTAAGCAGCTACCCGACATGCCGACACGAACTAATCTGCAATTGGAATTTTGGAGGAACACTGGCACCACTGATGGACTCAACCAATGTAGTTTGTAAATCTTCAATTCTTTTTTCGTAATTTTTAGAAAGATTTACAATGGATTAAGAAGACAAACCTAGTGCTCAAGCCCTAATTACCTAGACTCGTCTCTGCCCTGACTACCACCGCGTAAACTAATCACAAAGAATCAGAGCTCGAAAAGATGCAGAGAATTGAAGTCCATGCAAGAGATGAAAGGAGAGGACACCTTCTCTATTCTCACGATATGAATTCACATTATTTCCCAATCATATTCATGTACATCGCATACAGATTAGGCACTCTTATGAAATTTGGAGTACAACTCAGAACAAAAGAATCGACCAAAACACAGCTAAAAACATAAGAGCAATTGCTACTGAAAGGCTACTGATCACAGTGTCTCTTCCATGACCCAAAAACATACTGAAAGGCGCTACTGATCGCCTCATCTCATGGCCTCAAAACTAGGGAGTAATATATTGCTccagctctctccctctccagctTCGTCAGCAGCCGCAGCGACTTGCCGGCGACGGTCGGTCTCGGGCCGCCGTCCTTGCTCTTCGACTTGgtgggatgcggcggcggcggcggcgcggcagcgttggtgacggcggcggtgggcgtgaTCACCTTAACTTGGTCCCTGGATACGCGCACGGGGCGGAAGGGATCGTGGGGCGGGAACCCGACGTTGTAGACGACGTCGAGGaagccgtcgtcctcgtcggcgtcggacacgacgacggcgccgagccGGAGCACGAGGTGGCGGTTGAGCCCCGCGCCGATCTTGCCGACCCGGGTGCGCACGCTCACCGGCGTGCCCTTCTTGATGAtcggctcgtcggcgccggcggcgccggccaggAATGGTGAGGATGGCCGTGAAAACTTCTTGGCGACACGCCCGGTGATCGGCGCGAGGTGATCcggcggcgtcctcctgctCTCGATGTCGCGGAGAAGCCTCTTCATGCCGGCCGATTGCACCATCATGGATGGCATGGTGCTGGAATTGTTTCATCGAGCGAGAGAAAATCAGGTGAGATGGGATGAGAGTCGAGACGAGGAGGCGGCAAAATTATATAGGCGGTTGTTGAATATGAAACGGAGTCTACACGCGCAGTCGGAGTCGGAGATCGACGTGTTTTCATTTCCCGCCATCTTTCAAAATTTTGTATTCGTAATGATGCACGTGTGTGTGGCAGAAATTGGGCTGGGAGGGTTGAGGAGAAGAGGCCCAGGCTGACATTTGTACAGCAGGGTAACTGGGCTTGGTTTGaaagaggaataagttcatccggggtcccttaacttgtcaacgaacagattttcatccttcaaccggaa contains these protein-coding regions:
- the LOC127773434 gene encoding uncharacterized protein LOC127773434, which gives rise to MPSMMVQSAGMKRLLRDIESRRTPPDHLAPITGRVAKKFSRPSSPFLAGAAGADEPIIKKGTPVSVRTRVGKIGAGLNRHLVLRLGAVVVSDADEDDGFLDVVYNVGFPPHDPFRPVRVSRDQVKVITPTAAVTNAAAPPPPPHPTKSKSKDGGPRPTVAGKSLRLLTKLERERAGAIYYSLVLRP